A window from Brevinematales bacterium encodes these proteins:
- the tpiA gene encoding triose-phosphate isomerase: MRRCLIAGNWKMNKTVSEAVTLARGLVENLKDVKDRDILICPPFTALYPVYEVIKETNIKLGAQDVFYEDSGAYTGEISPLMLKDVGCEYVIIGHSERRHIIKETDELINKKVKASLKHNLKVILCVGELLEEREYGKTLDVVREQTIRGLEGVSSEEIKNVVIAYEPVWAIGTGKTAKPEDAQEVQQYIRQLLAQMYSKEIANNIIIQYGGSVKASNIDDLMAMPDIDGALVGGASLNLDEFTRIIRFIQK, translated from the coding sequence ATGAGAAGATGTCTAATAGCAGGTAACTGGAAGATGAATAAAACTGTTTCTGAAGCTGTTACTTTGGCGAGAGGGCTTGTTGAAAACTTAAAGGATGTAAAAGATAGAGATATTCTCATTTGTCCTCCTTTTACGGCACTTTATCCTGTTTATGAAGTTATAAAAGAAACTAATATAAAACTAGGAGCGCAAGATGTATTTTACGAGGATAGCGGTGCATATACTGGTGAAATATCTCCTTTAATGCTTAAGGATGTTGGGTGTGAATATGTTATAATAGGTCATAGTGAAAGAAGGCATATAATTAAAGAGACTGATGAGTTGATAAACAAGAAAGTTAAAGCTTCATTGAAGCATAATCTTAAGGTTATACTTTGTGTTGGAGAATTACTTGAAGAAAGAGAATATGGTAAAACACTAGATGTTGTCAGGGAGCAAACTATTAGAGGACTTGAGGGAGTTAGCTCTGAAGAAATAAAGAATGTAGTTATAGCTTACGAACCTGTGTGGGCTATCGGAACTGGTAAGACAGCAAAACCTGAAGATGCTCAAGAAGTACAACAATACATAAGACAATTATTAGCGCAAATGTATTCAAAAGAAATAGCTAACAATATCATAATACAGTATGGTGGTAGTGTGAAAGCTTCAAATATAGATGACCTTATGGCAATGCCAGACATCGATGGAGCGCTAGTTGGTGGTGCGTCATTAAACCTTGATGAATTTACGAGAATAATTAGGTTTATTCAGAAATAG
- a CDS encoding tetratricopeptide repeat protein produces the protein MEFLDKEKLLPYNISMPSVKKYNEGSIIYFDKDIGDNVFLLKSGRVIIKYISEDTNEEVSKVVRPGEIFGLKSAIISAPRGETAISAEMSEVIIFDVKEFENFISSKPEVLFKTLKALSNQLRNIGIRVSNLLSNNTIIRHDFGMFKIGEYFLMNKKYKQSIQVFERFIKSYPNSELVNEAKKRIQIAKKAIETGIVDKFTPIDENKVLEESSITSDIVVNGTISSILNAITIAENNLQRGKLQESLNIVSKILDLKDIPSIDLLEKALGIKAKCLSKMKMYDQAIETYKEIIDKFPNSKNIKISMFNMAIAFIEKGDKVNAIGILRKVSSTPPFDEISQKAKEVIAKISI, from the coding sequence GTGGAATTTCTTGATAAAGAAAAGCTACTACCATATAATATTAGTATGCCTAGCGTCAAGAAGTACAACGAAGGTTCTATAATATACTTTGACAAAGATATAGGTGATAACGTCTTTTTACTAAAAAGTGGTAGAGTTATAATCAAATACATATCCGAAGACACAAATGAGGAAGTATCAAAAGTAGTTAGACCTGGTGAAATATTTGGTTTAAAGTCAGCCATAATATCTGCTCCTAGAGGTGAAACAGCTATATCTGCTGAAATGTCAGAAGTTATAATATTTGACGTAAAAGAGTTCGAAAACTTTATTTCCAGTAAACCTGAAGTACTGTTTAAAACCCTTAAAGCCCTAAGTAACCAGCTTAGGAATATTGGTATAAGAGTAAGCAACCTATTATCTAATAACACTATAATAAGACATGATTTCGGAATGTTTAAAATAGGCGAATATTTCTTGATGAACAAAAAGTACAAGCAGTCAATACAAGTATTTGAAAGGTTCATAAAATCATACCCTAATTCTGAACTTGTAAACGAAGCTAAGAAAAGGATACAAATAGCCAAAAAAGCAATAGAAACAGGAATAGTTGACAAATTTACTCCTATCGATGAAAACAAAGTCTTAGAAGAATCTTCAATAACATCAGACATTGTTGTAAACGGTACCATATCAAGCATACTGAATGCTATAACCATAGCAGAAAATAACTTACAAAGAGGGAAACTACAAGAGTCTCTAAACATTGTAAGCAAAATTCTTGATCTAAAAGATATACCTAGTATAGATTTACTTGAAAAGGCTTTAGGAATAAAAGCAAAATGTTTGTCAAAAATGAAAATGTATGATCAAGCAATAGAAACATATAAGGAAATAATCGACAAGTTCCCAAACTCCAAAAATATAAAAATATCTATGTTCAATATGGCTATAGCATTCATAGAAAAAGGAGATAAAGTCAATGCAATTGGAATTTTAAGGAAGGTATCATCTACACCACCTTTTGATGAAATATCTCAAAAAGCAAAAGAAGTTATAGCAAAGATATCAATCTAA
- a CDS encoding biotin/lipoyl-binding protein, which yields MVEEIKKVVEIAKNSGIKELYVKLKDTKLSIKFSGDSHSVDVGSISYSLQHQEFEETTEQEIEDVKSLEVKSTFVGIFRLNDKKGNPIVSVGKSVSKGDLLCNIEVLGVLNEIKSPVNGVITKIFLKDGDIVGYGDTIIEIKPNE from the coding sequence ATGGTTGAAGAGATAAAGAAGGTAGTAGAAATAGCTAAAAACTCTGGTATAAAGGAACTCTATGTTAAGTTAAAAGATACTAAGTTGTCGATTAAGTTTTCAGGAGATTCTCATAGCGTGGATGTTGGTAGCATTTCTTACTCATTACAGCACCAGGAGTTTGAAGAAACTACTGAACAGGAAATAGAAGATGTTAAAAGTTTGGAAGTTAAGTCGACGTTTGTAGGTATATTTAGGTTAAATGATAAAAAAGGTAATCCTATAGTATCTGTTGGTAAGTCTGTTTCAAAAGGTGATTTATTGTGTAATATTGAAGTTTTAGGTGTCTTGAATGAGATTAAGTCTCCTGTTAATGGTGTTATAACGAAAATTTTTCTGAAAGATGGAGATATCGTAGGATATGGGGATACTATTATTGAAATAAAACCTAATGAATAA
- a CDS encoding HAMP domain-containing histidine kinase produces MNNIRRFLVLLGFLDNRTKLIISILVVFGIIFIIQLLYSIVNRNILFAVESFLMVIGTGYGIYLILRYVCSIASATKVIKRLHSGYYPLSSVNEFPVFVIKNFYSILRNMKILEEKNNTMLKLFQNIKEVGLVVVDKDKNVVFYNDFVREFFGLHGNYIGKKFYSLFTLSSSKLRNPGSDLPHKLEVISGRGKRRLIKMYQNTINDLTVIYFFDITNFKKLESVVDITMSIISHELKTPITNLSLAIENILMSKEFSERVINIALSNISRITNTISNIMSLSNINTKRFVINKEEFNIKQVIQGIVENILPSYQEKLIKFEFQCIGNEFVYEDKEKMSLILFNLIENAFKFSPKKGIVRVLVDNTDKLLISISNTASYISDDDLERIFNKFYRAKNSLGVRGSGLGLYIVKVLSKILGFKVEVSRDDSIIIFRVFRDNR; encoded by the coding sequence ATGAATAATATAAGGAGATTTTTAGTACTACTGGGATTTCTTGATAATAGAACTAAACTTATAATATCTATTTTGGTAGTTTTCGGAATTATATTTATAATACAGCTTTTGTATAGTATAGTTAACAGGAATATATTATTCGCAGTAGAGAGTTTTTTAATGGTTATTGGTACTGGTTATGGTATTTATTTAATTCTAAGATATGTTTGCAGCATTGCCTCTGCAACAAAGGTTATAAAAAGACTTCATTCGGGTTACTATCCTTTAAGTTCTGTTAATGAGTTTCCAGTATTTGTGATAAAAAATTTTTATTCCATTCTAAGAAATATGAAAATTCTTGAAGAGAAAAATAACACTATGTTAAAACTCTTTCAAAATATTAAAGAAGTAGGGTTGGTAGTAGTTGATAAGGATAAGAATGTGGTGTTTTATAATGACTTTGTTAGAGAATTTTTTGGGCTACATGGAAATTATATAGGTAAAAAGTTCTACTCATTGTTTACTTTGTCATCGAGTAAGTTACGGAATCCTGGAAGTGATTTGCCTCACAAGCTTGAAGTTATATCTGGAAGAGGAAAAAGAAGGTTGATAAAGATGTATCAAAATACTATTAATGATCTTACAGTTATATACTTCTTTGATATAACTAACTTTAAAAAGCTTGAAAGTGTTGTAGACATAACTATGAGTATCATATCTCATGAGCTTAAAACACCTATTACAAACTTATCCCTTGCTATTGAAAATATACTTATGTCAAAAGAGTTTTCAGAAAGAGTAATTAATATAGCACTATCAAATATATCAAGAATAACTAACACTATATCAAACATAATGAGTCTTTCGAATATAAATACCAAAAGGTTTGTTATAAATAAGGAAGAGTTTAATATAAAGCAGGTTATACAAGGAATAGTTGAAAATATTTTACCTTCTTATCAGGAAAAACTTATCAAATTTGAGTTTCAATGTATTGGTAATGAGTTTGTATATGAAGATAAAGAGAAAATGTCATTGATACTGTTTAATCTTATAGAAAATGCTTTTAAGTTTTCTCCCAAGAAGGGTATTGTTAGAGTTTTAGTCGATAATACAGATAAGCTTTTAATTTCCATTTCAAATACTGCTTCTTACATAAGTGATGATGATCTTGAGAGAATATTTAATAAGTTCTATAGAGCAAAAAATAGCCTTGGGGTTAGGGGTAGTGGATTAGGACTTTATATAGTTAAGGTTCTTTCAAAGATACTTGGATTCAAAGTTGAAGTTTCAAGGGATGATAGTATTATAATTTTCAGAGTTTTTAGGGATAACAGGTAA
- a CDS encoding TerC family protein translates to MSNIDFLLWVVFISVFFTVLFLDLFVFFRRTKEIDVKKALLLSASWISIALLYSILIFYFKGGKLGIQYITAYLVELSLSVDNLFVFLVIFAFFAVPKEYQHKVLFWGVIGAIIFRGIFIFLGVELVSRFSWLFIVFGLFLVYTALMLIFKKEDGEKIEKRFAYKLATKIFRITPNYIGDKFFTKIDGKLWATPLFLCLILVEVTDVMFAVDSIPAVLGISTNVLIVYTSNIFAVMGLRSMYFALAGIMGMFRFLKYGLSVILAYIGSKMILKETLHIHIDSFISFSIIVSILVVSIALSIIIKNDKRVTEN, encoded by the coding sequence ATGAGTAATATTGATTTTTTGTTATGGGTTGTTTTTATATCTGTTTTCTTTACGGTGTTATTTCTTGATTTATTTGTATTCTTTAGAAGGACTAAAGAAATTGATGTAAAAAAAGCGCTTCTATTGTCAGCTAGTTGGATATCAATAGCATTACTATATTCAATACTTATTTTTTACTTTAAAGGTGGTAAGTTAGGTATTCAGTATATAACTGCATATCTTGTAGAGTTGTCATTGAGCGTTGATAATCTTTTTGTTTTTCTTGTGATATTTGCATTTTTTGCTGTTCCTAAAGAGTATCAGCACAAAGTTTTATTTTGGGGTGTGATTGGAGCAATAATATTTAGAGGTATATTTATATTCTTAGGAGTAGAATTAGTTAGTAGATTTTCTTGGCTTTTCATAGTCTTTGGATTGTTCCTTGTTTATACTGCTTTAATGCTTATATTCAAGAAGGAGGATGGTGAGAAAATTGAAAAGAGATTTGCATATAAACTTGCCACAAAAATTTTTAGAATTACACCTAATTATATAGGGGACAAATTCTTTACAAAGATTGATGGAAAACTTTGGGCAACCCCTCTATTTTTGTGTTTGATTTTAGTCGAGGTAACTGATGTTATGTTTGCTGTTGATTCAATACCTGCTGTTCTTGGTATATCAACTAATGTTTTGATAGTTTATACATCTAACATATTTGCGGTGATGGGACTTAGATCGATGTATTTTGCTTTAGCTGGAATAATGGGAATGTTTAGATTTCTTAAGTACGGTTTGTCTGTAATACTTGCTTATATTGGTTCAAAGATGATATTAAAAGAAACTCTTCATATACATATAGACTCTTTTATTTCATTCTCCATAATAGTGTCCATTCTAGTGGTGTCGATTGCACTTTCTATTATAATAAAAAATGACAAAAGAGTTACTGAAAATTGA
- a CDS encoding ABC transporter permease — protein sequence MIKIHVLLSVVGRIFYDFFSYIGEISIFVYYVIKNTFSKPFYKKELLEALVEIGYKSLPIVVTISFFSGMIMTLNVGKSMDSIVKGTSQYIGSGIMLVMIKEFGPVLTAIALISRVGSGITSQISTMKATEQIDALRIMSISPMKFLVVPKVWGMVIMMPFISSIAVVSGVLGGMIMAITYLDQSIFTYIDKTIFVLRSRDILDMIIKASILGFFIGVVSCFYGIKSEGGARGVGISTTKSVVVSVIFIIIIDYIVTYILMMIR from the coding sequence ATGATTAAAATCCATGTACTCTTATCCGTAGTAGGTAGAATATTCTATGATTTTTTCTCATACATAGGTGAAATATCTATATTTGTATACTATGTTATTAAAAATACATTCTCAAAACCTTTTTACAAAAAAGAACTACTTGAAGCACTAGTCGAAATTGGATACAAATCATTACCAATTGTAGTAACCATATCTTTTTTTTCAGGTATGATAATGACACTCAACGTTGGTAAGAGCATGGACAGTATAGTTAAAGGTACCTCTCAATATATCGGATCAGGAATAATGCTAGTCATGATAAAAGAATTTGGTCCTGTGCTTACAGCAATAGCATTAATAAGCAGAGTAGGATCAGGTATAACATCCCAAATCTCAACAATGAAGGCAACGGAACAAATAGATGCATTAAGAATAATGTCAATATCACCAATGAAATTCTTAGTTGTACCTAAAGTTTGGGGAATGGTTATAATGATGCCATTTATATCCTCAATAGCAGTAGTTTCTGGAGTCCTGGGTGGAATGATTATGGCTATTACTTATTTAGATCAAAGCATATTCACCTACATCGATAAAACAATTTTTGTACTAAGATCTAGAGACATACTTGATATGATAATAAAAGCTTCAATATTAGGTTTCTTTATAGGTGTTGTAAGTTGCTTTTATGGAATTAAATCAGAAGGAGGTGCAAGAGGTGTAGGTATATCAACTACAAAATCGGTTGTAGTATCTGTAATATTCATAATAATTATTGACTATATAGTTACCTATATTCTCATGATGATAAGGTAA
- a CDS encoding TldD/PmbA family protein — MSVNFIKIKDKISSCKGDVFVVQENLTSVRFENDKLNSIDNVEKEGIGVRVIKDGKVGFVSTNDIRDIDNIFSSAEEMSKFGEELDISFPRQPSVVIPIKSYDQSLENVNERDMAELGEEIITSIKEIDPTISVNLNIEKSFIKKTIINSSGLDLSLNKSIWSISIEGVYVGKDESLLWLYDDKHTSRYDIDFSSMISYLRNIYFFAQTNSKVQSGRYPVIFSPSALSPLIYILGVSLNGENVYKGISPLRDKIGEKVASEKFSLIDDPHLEWGIGSQEFDDEGVLTNYKEIISNGILKGFIDDLRTAYLKNTVSTGNGFRSYSSLPKPHFSNIVVPRGDQTLKEIINLVDRGLIVYQILGGGQSNINAGEFSVNIETGFYIENGKVVGRIKDTMLFGNVFDIFKRIIAISKEVKAVGNYFLPYIMFDGINVSAEND; from the coding sequence ATGTCAGTAAATTTCATAAAAATCAAGGATAAAATTTCTTCTTGCAAAGGAGATGTGTTTGTAGTTCAGGAAAATCTAACCAGCGTTAGATTTGAAAACGATAAACTCAACTCAATAGATAATGTCGAAAAAGAAGGCATCGGTGTTAGAGTAATAAAAGATGGTAAGGTAGGATTTGTTTCTACAAATGATATTAGAGATATTGATAACATATTTAGTAGTGCAGAAGAAATGAGTAAATTTGGTGAAGAACTTGATATATCCTTCCCCAGACAACCATCCGTAGTAATACCTATAAAGTCCTATGATCAATCACTAGAAAATGTAAATGAAAGAGACATGGCAGAACTAGGTGAAGAAATAATAACTTCTATAAAGGAAATAGATCCTACAATATCTGTTAACCTTAACATTGAAAAAAGTTTCATTAAGAAAACTATAATAAATTCATCAGGTCTAGATCTATCGCTTAATAAAAGCATATGGAGTATATCGATAGAAGGAGTATATGTAGGCAAAGACGAAAGCTTATTATGGCTATACGATGATAAACATACATCTAGATACGACATAGATTTTTCTTCCATGATCTCCTACCTAAGGAATATTTACTTCTTCGCACAAACAAATAGCAAAGTCCAAAGTGGTAGATATCCTGTTATATTCTCACCTTCGGCACTAAGCCCATTGATATACATACTAGGAGTTTCTCTAAATGGTGAAAACGTATACAAAGGTATCTCTCCACTCAGAGATAAAATAGGTGAAAAAGTTGCTTCTGAAAAGTTTTCTCTTATAGACGATCCACATCTTGAGTGGGGTATTGGATCCCAGGAATTTGATGACGAAGGGGTATTAACAAACTACAAAGAAATAATCTCAAATGGTATCTTGAAAGGCTTCATAGATGACTTGAGAACTGCTTATCTTAAGAACACAGTTTCAACGGGAAATGGATTTAGATCCTATTCATCCTTACCTAAACCCCATTTTTCAAATATAGTTGTACCTAGAGGAGACCAAACCCTGAAAGAAATCATAAATCTAGTTGATAGAGGACTTATAGTTTATCAGATACTTGGTGGTGGACAAAGTAACATAAATGCTGGTGAGTTTTCTGTCAATATCGAAACAGGATTTTATATCGAAAATGGTAAAGTTGTCGGCAGGATTAAAGATACTATGCTTTTTGGAAATGTCTTCGATATATTTAAAAGAATAATAGCTATATCAAAAGAAGTCAAAGCTGTAGGTAACTATTTTCTACCATATATTATGTTCGATGGTATAAATGTATCAGCAGAAAATGATTAA
- the malQ gene encoding 4-alpha-glucanotransferase, with translation MFTRKSGILMHITSLPGKYGIGSLGKDAYDFVKFLVSSGQRLWQILPLGPTGYGDSPYQCFSAFAGNPLLIDIDRLVERGLISKGDIPSEEFDDGFVDYGRVINFKYPIFRKAFEKFKKDNSYLRDSFKGFCRENAWWLDSFALFMAIKSSYGGKPWLEWDTDIKFRKHQAIEHYRNVLKDEIEFHKFLQFIFLDDWLELKAFANRNGVYIVGDIPIFVAMDSADTWANTDIFIFDENLVPKKVAGVPPDYFSATGQLWGNPLYDWDKLKSTKYVWWINRIKMSLKMYDFVRIDHFRGFAGYWAVPYGSETAINGKWEKAYGDELFTAVSEELGKNLPIIAEDLGVITPDVVALRDKFKFPGMKVLQFAFNNWNDNDYLPHNYNVNSVVYTGTHDNDTTVGWFNSLSDEDKRYVMEYACIKSEKEINWGLIRLAISSSAVFSIIPMQDVLGLGSEARMNRPGVAYGNWSWRLKKNQITKTVSSKLYDLSKLYSRV, from the coding sequence ATGTTTACCAGAAAATCTGGTATATTAATGCATATAACTTCCTTACCAGGGAAATATGGAATAGGTTCTTTGGGTAAAGATGCCTATGATTTTGTTAAATTTCTTGTTTCATCAGGTCAGAGATTGTGGCAAATTTTACCTTTGGGTCCTACAGGATATGGTGATTCTCCATACCAATGTTTCTCAGCATTTGCTGGAAACCCACTGCTTATAGATATCGATAGGTTAGTAGAAAGGGGGCTTATTTCAAAAGGTGATATCCCAAGTGAAGAGTTTGACGATGGTTTTGTTGACTACGGAAGAGTTATAAATTTTAAATACCCTATTTTCAGAAAAGCTTTTGAAAAGTTTAAGAAAGATAACTCTTACTTAAGAGATAGTTTCAAAGGTTTTTGTAGAGAAAACGCTTGGTGGCTTGACAGTTTTGCATTATTTATGGCAATAAAATCAAGTTATGGGGGGAAACCATGGCTTGAATGGGATACTGATATCAAGTTCAGAAAACACCAAGCTATTGAACATTACCGAAACGTTCTAAAAGATGAAATAGAGTTTCATAAATTCCTTCAATTTATCTTCTTGGATGATTGGCTTGAACTTAAGGCTTTTGCCAATAGAAATGGTGTGTATATAGTCGGAGATATACCTATTTTTGTTGCTATGGATAGTGCTGATACATGGGCAAATACTGACATATTCATTTTTGATGAAAATTTAGTGCCTAAAAAGGTTGCTGGAGTACCACCTGATTACTTTAGTGCTACAGGTCAATTATGGGGTAATCCTCTGTACGACTGGGATAAGTTAAAATCAACAAAATATGTTTGGTGGATCAATAGAATAAAAATGTCTCTAAAAATGTATGATTTTGTGAGAATAGATCACTTTAGAGGATTTGCTGGATATTGGGCTGTACCTTACGGCTCTGAAACGGCGATAAACGGCAAATGGGAAAAAGCTTATGGTGATGAGTTATTCACAGCTGTAAGTGAGGAACTGGGTAAAAACCTACCTATAATAGCAGAAGACTTAGGAGTTATAACGCCAGATGTAGTTGCATTGAGAGATAAATTCAAATTCCCTGGTATGAAAGTACTCCAGTTTGCGTTTAACAACTGGAATGATAATGATTATCTGCCACACAATTACAATGTAAACTCTGTTGTTTATACAGGTACTCACGATAACGATACAACAGTGGGTTGGTTTAATAGCCTATCTGATGAAGATAAAAGATATGTAATGGAATATGCTTGTATAAAAAGTGAAAAAGAGATCAATTGGGGGCTTATAAGACTAGCTATATCATCATCAGCCGTATTCTCAATAATTCCCATGCAAGATGTACTTGGATTAGGTAGCGAAGCGAGAATGAATAGGCCAGGTGTAGCGTACGGAAATTGGAGTTGGCGGTTAAAGAAAAATCAGATAACGAAAACAGTCTCCAGTAAGCTTTACGATCTATCTAAACTCTATAGTAGGGTTTAA
- a CDS encoding TonB family protein, producing MEVSFFSKNYSPKWDVFLAVSILIHVLALILIFISLREVSLDVKVKEVKINLMTSQTRQTPISISTPQTAQTSKKQLTKNEVDDIVFQIVSPKLQRTDIPSYESKEVASPTTEIVPSERKLGIDARQQRSEKTMSIKGGTKSDVIEEVGESEILVRKPTPIPSSKASSADSISGNITWIKGGPRKVIEWYSPEIPPNIIKKQTEIILTFYIEPSGFVSRVEILKTSGEPLIDDIIQKTMRRIRFNAAEYNTVANVSIVITPK from the coding sequence ATGGAAGTATCGTTTTTTTCAAAAAACTATAGTCCCAAATGGGATGTGTTTCTAGCAGTGTCAATTTTAATACACGTATTAGCCTTAATACTAATATTTATTAGTTTAAGAGAGGTAAGTCTGGATGTAAAGGTAAAAGAAGTAAAAATTAATTTGATGACATCACAAACAAGACAGACTCCGATATCGATATCTACTCCGCAAACTGCTCAAACGTCAAAAAAACAGTTAACAAAAAACGAGGTAGATGATATAGTTTTTCAAATAGTGTCCCCCAAGCTACAACGTACAGATATACCAAGTTACGAATCAAAAGAAGTAGCGTCCCCAACTACAGAAATAGTCCCATCTGAGAGAAAATTGGGTATTGATGCAAGGCAGCAAAGAAGTGAGAAAACTATGTCTATAAAGGGAGGAACAAAGTCAGATGTTATAGAAGAAGTAGGTGAAAGTGAAATACTTGTTAGAAAACCAACACCTATTCCGTCGTCAAAAGCATCTTCAGCAGACAGCATAAGCGGTAATATAACTTGGATAAAGGGAGGTCCACGAAAAGTTATAGAATGGTATTCTCCTGAAATTCCACCAAATATAATAAAGAAGCAAACAGAAATAATACTTACTTTTTACATAGAGCCATCAGGCTTTGTTTCGAGAGTAGAAATTTTAAAAACTTCAGGAGAACCATTAATAGATGATATAATCCAGAAAACTATGAGAAGAATAAGATTTAATGCAGCTGAATATAATACTGTAGCTAATGTATCAATAGTAATTACTCCAAAATAG
- the gmk gene encoding guanylate kinase, which translates to MGKEPKKGKIFIISAPSGAGKTTILKNVVSRIPNLYFSTSVTTRKPREGEVDGVDYYFVNIDRVLEMFKNKELIEWAMVHGNFYGTPVWEVENKINSGKNVIVDVDVKGFLKIKKRYPEAISIFIIPPSIEELKNRLLKREGKKEFDEELRRRFEKATYEMSFRELYDYIIVNDDLDRAIKELEEIILKNIEK; encoded by the coding sequence ATGGGTAAAGAACCAAAGAAAGGCAAGATATTCATAATATCTGCGCCTTCTGGTGCAGGTAAAACAACGATATTAAAAAATGTTGTATCCAGAATACCTAACTTATATTTTTCTACATCAGTAACCACTAGAAAACCAAGAGAAGGTGAAGTTGACGGTGTTGATTACTATTTTGTAAACATTGATCGTGTGCTTGAGATGTTTAAGAATAAAGAGTTAATAGAATGGGCTATGGTTCATGGTAACTTTTATGGTACTCCTGTTTGGGAAGTTGAAAACAAGATAAATTCTGGTAAGAATGTAATAGTAGATGTAGATGTAAAAGGCTTTCTAAAGATAAAGAAAAGATACCCAGAAGCAATATCAATATTTATTATACCACCATCAATTGAAGAATTAAAAAATAGACTCCTGAAAAGAGAAGGTAAGAAAGAGTTTGACGAAGAATTGAGAAGAAGATTTGAAAAGGCTACCTATGAGATGTCGTTTAGAGAATTATATGATTATATTATTGTAAACGACGATCTTGATAGAGCTATTAAGGAACTCGAGGAAATAATTCTCAAAAACATTGAAAAATAA
- a CDS encoding YicC family protein, with translation MRSMTGFSYISKETRYGKVTIYVRCLNSRFLEIKTQIPSYLNTLEERTRKIIKQEFRRGKIEIIVDFFPTNGSFDIFVDKELAKNYFVSLRDLSNYLGLLPDIEIVDIAQMPNVINLVKSNIPKDFIVHFEKLFRKVIHDINKQRSHEGENIKRDCLFLVSSIKDNIRLITNRWNEVNVAIESKIKEKVEKFLKDYENRKEIDTSILSFIMKIDINEEIFRFNQHLSDLEKMLIDGGEVGKKIEFLLQELNREVNTIASKSFDYKISSLVVEIKSSLEKIKEHIQNVE, from the coding sequence ATGAGAAGCATGACAGGATTCTCTTACATATCCAAGGAAACACGTTACGGTAAAGTAACCATATATGTTAGGTGTCTAAATTCAAGATTTCTTGAAATAAAAACCCAGATACCATCTTACTTGAATACTCTCGAAGAAAGAACAAGAAAGATAATAAAACAAGAATTCAGAAGAGGCAAGATTGAGATTATAGTAGATTTCTTTCCTACAAATGGAAGTTTTGACATATTCGTTGATAAAGAGTTAGCTAAAAATTATTTTGTATCTTTAAGAGACCTTAGCAATTATTTAGGGCTACTACCAGATATAGAAATAGTTGATATAGCACAAATGCCTAACGTCATAAATTTAGTCAAATCTAATATTCCTAAGGATTTTATAGTCCACTTTGAAAAACTTTTCAGAAAAGTTATACACGATATAAACAAACAAAGGTCACACGAAGGAGAAAACATAAAAAGAGATTGTTTATTTTTAGTCTCTTCTATCAAGGATAATATAAGATTGATAACAAATAGGTGGAACGAGGTTAATGTAGCTATTGAGAGTAAAATAAAAGAAAAAGTTGAAAAATTCCTTAAAGACTATGAAAACAGAAAAGAGATTGATACATCTATATTGAGCTTTATAATGAAAATAGATATAAACGAGGAAATATTTAGATTTAATCAACACCTTTCAGATCTAGAGAAAATGCTGATTGACGGCGGTGAGGTAGGAAAGAAAATAGAATTCTTACTACAAGAGTTAAATAGAGAAGTAAATACAATAGCTTCAAAATCTTTTGATTACAAAATATCTTCCTTAGTTGTTGAAATTAAAAGTAGTTTGGAAAAGATAAAAGAACATATACAAAATGTAGAGTAA